One window of Tachysurus vachellii isolate PV-2020 chromosome 21, HZAU_Pvac_v1, whole genome shotgun sequence genomic DNA carries:
- the mrpl53 gene encoding 39S ribosomal protein L53, mitochondrial translates to MAASRGTVVLKTVKKIAVQFCPFESNVRSTRDFLVLVGSEKAKTTNMNCEVIAEVKHDGSEPVIDITFMDGERLVMKGSKLTSQEMLSALQTRCIAKDPQSKAMGKK, encoded by the exons ATGGCGGCCTCCAGAGGAACTGTGGTGTTAAAGACGGTGAAGAAAATCGCCGTACAGTTTTGTCCTTTTGAATCCAATGTTCGCTCCACACg AGACTTTCTCGTCTTGGTTGGATCGGAAAAGGCCAAGACTACAAACATGAACTGTGAAGTTATAGCAGAAGTGAAACATGATGGGTCAGAGCCTGTGATTGACATCACGTTCA TGGATGGTGAAAGGTTAGTGATGAAAGGAAGCAAGCTGACAAGCCAGGAGATGCTTTCTGCTCTACAGACACGCTGCATAGCTAAAGACCCTCAGTCTAAAGCCATGGGGAAGAAGTag
- the fabp4a gene encoding fatty acid binding protein 4a, producing the protein MVDKFVGTWKMISSDNFDEYMKALGVGFATRQVGNRTKPSFIFSVDDQGLISMKSQSTFKTTEAKFKLNEAFEETTADDRKTTTTVSLENGKLMQKQSWDGKETTLEREVTDGKLIATCKMGDVVAVRTYVKEA; encoded by the exons ATGGTGGATAAATTTGTTGGAACATGGAAGATGATTTCCAGCGATAATTTTGACGAATACATGAAGGCACTGG GTGTGGGATTTGCCACTCGTCAGGTAGGAAACCGAACCAAGCCCAGCTTCATCTTCAGTGTGGACGACCAAGGACTGATAAGCATGAAGTCGCAGAGCACTTTTAAAACCACTGAGGCCAAATTTAAGCTCAATGAAGCATTTGAGGAGACCACGGCTGACGACAGAAAGACCACG ACCACGGTGAGCCTCGAGAACGGCAAACTGATGCAAAAACAGTCCTGGGATGGCAAAGAGACCACACTAGAGAGAGAAGTGACTGATGGAAAATTAATAGCG ACATGCAAAATGGGAGATGTGGTGGCGGTGAGGACATATGTAAAAGAGGCATGA
- the fam8a1a gene encoding protein FAM8A1: protein MAAVKQDISRTHRTDIKGQNGDVDVSRAEYCNKLREWMWHYYCGYASWQSWMCVSTLPLPPPWLLPQPGSQAANSPPYPPVPTSADISNWYIQLTSQPQMNATAGPQAGSSSTSTPPSAAASPAQANGNPPQQAGREYTIPSPLHRFLAEMVDFFILFCVKATIVLWIMHLSGMKDISKVIMQFVVEEIDENTSLEDLQKMMVVALVYRVLVCFYEIICIWGAGGATPGKFLLGLRVVTCDSTVLVRPNRVLVAPASNVTLSASTVRALNKNLSIAFLFPVFITLLFFQHNRTVYDIVAGTIVVRRRGAR, encoded by the exons ATGGCTGCAGTGAAACAAGATATTTCGCGGACCCATAGAACGGATATTAAGGGACAGAACGGAGATGTAGACGTGTCAAGGGCGGAATACTGTAATAAGCTGCGGGAGTGGATGTGGCATTACTACTGCGGCTATGCGAGCTGGCAGAGCTGGATGTGCGTGTCGACGCTACCTTTACCTCCTCCGTGGCTTCTGCCACAGCCGGGCAGCCAAGCGGCTAACAGCCCTCCGTATCCACCCGTCCCGACATCCGCGGATATCTCTAATTGGTACATTCAGCTCACCAGTCAGCCCCAGATGAATGCCACAGCAGGTCCTCAGGCCGGGAGTTCATCTACATCAACACCCCCGTCAGCGGCTGCAAGTCCGGCGCAGGCGAATGGAAACCCACCACAGCAAGCAG GTAGAGAGTACACCATTCCCTCACCTTTACACAGGTTTCTAGCTGAAATGGTGGatttcttcatcctcttctgtGTTAAAGCGACAATCGTTTTGTGGATCATGCACCTAAGTGGAATGAA GGACATTTCTAAAGTCATCATGCAGTTTGTAGTGGAGGAGATCGATGAGAACACGTCTCTGGAGGACCTGCAGAAGATGATGGTGGTGGCTCTGGTGTACAGGGTTTTAGTTTGTTTCTATGAG ATTATCTGTATTTGGGGAGCTGGGGGTGCCACTCCTGGGAAGTTCCTGCTCGGTTTGCGAGTTGTCACCTGTGACTCTACAGTTTTGGTAAGGCCCAACCGCGTCCTTGTGGCCCCGGCATCTAACGTCACCTTGTCAGC ATCCACTGTACGGGCCTTGAATAAGAACCTGTCCATTGCGTTCCTCTTTCCGGTCTTCATCACATTGCTCTTCTTCCAGCACAACAGGACTGTCTATGACATTGTGGCAGGCACCATTGTTGTCCGGCGTAGGGGGGCCAGATGA